The Aureitalea marina genome includes a window with the following:
- the rpsB gene encoding 30S ribosomal protein S2, with translation MANNEQVKELLDAGVHFGHLTRKWNPNMAPYIYMERNGIHIINLYKTSAKLAEAEEALKKIAASGRKILFVATKKQAKDIVAENAQKANMPYITERWPGGMLTNFVTIRKAVKKMSSIDRMKQDGTFNTLSKKERLAVDRTRAKLEKNLGSISDMNRLPGAIFVVDITREHIAVKEAQKLNIPIFAMVDTNSDPRQVDYVIPSNDDAGKSIAKIVSSVSDAIVDGLKERKAEKETEAAVASEGAEVKTARKRTAAAPIAVASSEEE, from the coding sequence ATGGCAAACAACGAACAAGTCAAGGAATTACTTGACGCAGGGGTTCACTTTGGACACCTGACCCGCAAATGGAACCCGAACATGGCGCCTTATATCTACATGGAGCGCAACGGGATTCACATCATCAACTTGTACAAGACATCGGCTAAATTGGCCGAGGCTGAAGAAGCGCTAAAAAAGATCGCCGCCAGTGGGCGTAAGATCCTTTTTGTAGCTACCAAGAAACAAGCCAAGGACATCGTGGCCGAGAATGCTCAAAAGGCAAACATGCCTTATATCACAGAGCGTTGGCCAGGTGGGATGTTGACCAACTTCGTTACCATCCGTAAGGCGGTAAAGAAGATGTCTTCCATCGACCGCATGAAACAGGACGGTACCTTCAACACCCTTTCTAAGAAAGAGCGTCTGGCGGTAGACCGTACTCGTGCAAAACTAGAGAAGAACCTAGGGTCCATCTCGGACATGAACAGATTGCCTGGAGCCATCTTCGTAGTGGACATCACCCGTGAGCACATTGCTGTGAAGGAAGCCCAAAAGCTGAACATCCCCATTTTCGCTATGGTGGATACCAACAGTGACCCACGCCAGGTGGACTACGTGATCCCATCCAATGACGATGCAGGAAAGTCGATCGCCAAGATCGTATCTAGTGTTTCTGATGCCATCGTCGATGGATTGAAAGAGCGAAAGGCTGAGAAAGAGACTGAAGCTGCTGTTGCCAGCGAAGGTGCCGAGGTTAAAACTGCCCGTAAGCGCACTGCTGCTGCTCCTATTGCTGTAGCTTCAAGCGAAGAAGAATAA
- the frr gene encoding ribosome recycling factor, whose translation MNEEIQFILDTAKEAMDNAIVHLEKRLANIRAGKASPSMVSGVMVDYYGSPTPLNQVANVNTPDGMTISIQPWEKTLIPEIERGIHMANLGFNPMNNGESVIINVPPLTEERRRELSKQAKAEAEESKVGVRNDRKTAMNEIKKVDASEDMKSNAEIDIQEMTDSYVTKIDQILGSKEKEIMTV comes from the coding sequence ATGAACGAAGAGATTCAATTCATTTTAGACACGGCCAAGGAAGCCATGGACAACGCTATTGTTCACCTGGAAAAACGCCTGGCTAATATCAGGGCCGGAAAGGCTTCTCCGTCTATGGTATCTGGTGTTATGGTAGATTATTACGGTAGTCCTACTCCACTGAACCAGGTCGCCAATGTCAATACGCCAGATGGGATGACCATTTCCATTCAACCTTGGGAAAAGACCCTGATTCCGGAGATCGAGCGTGGAATTCACATGGCCAATTTGGGATTCAACCCAATGAACAACGGTGAGAGTGTGATCATCAATGTCCCTCCGCTGACAGAGGAAAGACGCCGCGAACTGAGCAAACAGGCTAAAGCCGAAGCTGAAGAAAGCAAGGTCGGGGTACGAAACGACCGCAAGACGGCCATGAACGAGATCAAGAAAGTGGATGCGTCGGAGGACATGAAAAGCAATGCCGAGATCGACATTCAGGAAATGACAGATTCCTATGTGACCAAGATCGATCAGATTCTGGGTTCCAAGGAGAAGGAGATCATGACCGTTTAA
- a CDS encoding T9SS C-terminal target domain-containing protein, whose amino-acid sequence MISINKTIKTSLYFLFFMLTIACSSDDPEPTPDDNSDDTSQNEEESTVPIADLIIWQNSYGGNDGDRLQDLIVTRDNGFIFAGVSVSDASGDKTEDSRGIDDSDFWLIKTNSSGDILWDKTLGGSFGDAPYTVTETTEGEILVGGYSNSGISGDKLEPNLGHSDFWIVKLSANGEEIWQKTLGGSDIDRLISIVESPDGGLVLGGLSQSGASEHKSEKTIGDTGLFDYWVLKLDVDGNIEWENTIGGSDEDHLQAMVATNDGGYLLGGWSQSQPGFDKTAVNHGSYDYWLVKINANGDVVWDASFGGNNWEFLESMVQTSDGGFLIGGTSFSNFDRSSEKQLLGSNYWVVKINSSGTEEWNSLIGGSVDDFCYAVSESHSGGYVVGGWSQSGISDDKTVPGRGERDYWFIELDSEGAIIGQNVLGTSQIDELRIVKRASGNNYVLAGFSNASEDGDKTVASKGGFDFWVVVMSALY is encoded by the coding sequence ATGATTTCAATAAATAAAACCATCAAAACCAGCCTCTATTTTCTATTTTTCATGCTAACCATAGCCTGCAGCTCGGACGATCCCGAACCAACACCAGATGATAATAGCGATGATACTTCTCAGAATGAGGAAGAGAGTACTGTGCCAATCGCCGATCTGATAATCTGGCAGAATTCCTACGGTGGAAACGATGGAGATCGCTTGCAGGATCTAATCGTTACACGAGACAACGGCTTTATATTTGCAGGGGTTTCTGTTTCTGACGCCTCCGGAGATAAAACAGAAGATTCTCGTGGCATAGATGACAGTGACTTCTGGTTGATAAAGACAAATTCTTCCGGGGACATCCTATGGGATAAAACCTTAGGCGGTTCCTTTGGGGACGCGCCCTATACGGTCACAGAAACAACCGAGGGAGAAATTTTAGTCGGCGGGTACTCCAATTCGGGAATCTCCGGAGACAAACTTGAACCCAATCTTGGGCACAGTGATTTTTGGATCGTAAAGCTTTCGGCCAATGGAGAGGAGATTTGGCAAAAGACCCTGGGCGGCAGTGATATTGATAGATTAATATCCATTGTTGAATCACCGGATGGTGGTCTCGTACTCGGAGGGCTTTCGCAATCTGGGGCCTCAGAACACAAATCGGAAAAAACCATAGGCGATACTGGCTTATTCGATTATTGGGTTCTCAAACTAGACGTAGACGGAAACATAGAATGGGAGAACACCATTGGTGGTTCTGACGAAGATCACCTACAGGCAATGGTAGCGACTAATGACGGCGGATATTTACTTGGAGGCTGGTCCCAATCTCAACCTGGTTTTGATAAAACCGCCGTGAATCATGGCAGCTACGACTATTGGTTGGTCAAAATTAACGCAAATGGGGATGTGGTTTGGGATGCAAGTTTCGGTGGCAATAATTGGGAATTCTTAGAATCCATGGTTCAAACTTCCGATGGTGGATTTTTGATTGGCGGAACCTCATTTTCCAATTTCGACCGGTCCAGTGAAAAGCAACTTCTGGGGTCTAACTACTGGGTCGTCAAGATTAATTCGTCCGGAACGGAAGAATGGAATTCACTGATCGGTGGCTCCGTAGACGATTTTTGCTATGCGGTATCAGAATCGCATAGCGGAGGATATGTAGTTGGAGGTTGGTCCCAGTCCGGAATATCCGATGACAAAACGGTGCCTGGTCGTGGCGAAAGAGACTATTGGTTTATAGAGCTGGACTCTGAAGGAGCAATCATTGGACAAAATGTCTTAGGCACCTCACAAATAGATGAATTAAGAATCGTCAAACGCGCCTCAGGAAACAACTATGTCCTGGCAGGGTTTTCCAATGCTTCCGAAGATGGAGACAAAACAGTTGCCTCTAAGGGTGGATTCGATTTCTGGGTAGTGGTTATGAGTGCCCTCTATTGA
- the rpsI gene encoding 30S ribosomal protein S9 translates to METIHKIGRRKKAVARVYLSEGKGNITVNKREFDNYFTTPTLRYKVQQPLALTNNEGNFDIQVNVYGGGVTGQAEAVRLAISRAMCELNEENRGILKPEGLLTRDPRMVERKKFGQKKARKKFQFSKR, encoded by the coding sequence ATGGAGACTATTCACAAGATAGGAAGAAGAAAGAAAGCCGTTGCCCGGGTATACCTGAGTGAAGGCAAAGGAAATATCACCGTAAACAAGCGGGAGTTTGATAACTATTTCACGACTCCTACCCTACGGTACAAAGTTCAGCAGCCACTTGCACTGACCAACAACGAAGGAAACTTCGATATCCAGGTCAATGTATACGGAGGTGGAGTAACCGGACAAGCAGAGGCCGTTCGTCTGGCTATCTCTCGCGCCATGTGCGAACTGAACGAGGAGAATCGAGGCATCTTGAAGCCAGAAGGATTACTAACGCGTGATCCGCGAATGGTCGAAAGAAAGAAATTCGGTCAGAAGAAAGCTCGGAAGAAATTCCAGTTCTCTAAACGTTAA
- a CDS encoding spondin domain-containing protein gives MRKLFLTLFVMSMVLYGCGSDDSSGTPPTDDTTDDNGGGPTPSATYRITFRPDFTADNFPDDYPDNPRFSEILVAVHATNSHIFQEGTQASDGVKAVAETGDTAVLVNELSAQGDDDTILFLVTVAGSDGGPTDEQAVTVTIDPEKTSISFISGLSPSPDWFVGVDAQSLVSGNTLVEELEVNLVALDAGTDSGSTYTSPDEPTDPPGLITEIDTPPLGNSSGLSSIIGTVRIERTDI, from the coding sequence ATGAGAAAACTGTTTTTAACCCTCTTTGTGATGAGTATGGTCCTTTACGGATGCGGATCTGACGATAGTTCAGGAACCCCTCCCACGGACGATACCACTGACGATAACGGAGGTGGTCCAACTCCCTCGGCTACCTACAGAATAACATTTAGGCCTGATTTTACGGCAGACAACTTCCCGGATGATTATCCGGATAATCCTAGATTCTCTGAGATTCTGGTCGCAGTTCACGCCACCAATTCCCATATTTTCCAGGAAGGTACTCAGGCGTCGGACGGAGTAAAGGCTGTGGCCGAAACAGGAGATACAGCAGTTTTGGTCAATGAGCTGAGTGCTCAAGGCGATGACGATACAATACTGTTCTTGGTCACGGTTGCCGGCAGTGATGGTGGTCCCACGGACGAACAAGCTGTCACGGTGACCATCGATCCGGAGAAAACGTCTATTAGCTTTATCAGTGGATTATCTCCAAGTCCAGATTGGTTCGTTGGAGTAGATGCTCAGAGTCTGGTTTCAGGTAACACCCTGGTGGAAGAACTGGAGGTCAACCTGGTTGCCCTGGATGCGGGAACAGATAGTGGTTCAACCTACACTTCTCCCGATGAGCCAACCGATCCTCCCGGTTTGATCACAGAGATCGATACGCCGCCTCTTGGAAACAGTTCTGGTCTGTCTTCCATTATTGGAACTGTCAGGATCGAACGGACAGATATTTAA
- a CDS encoding DUF5916 domain-containing protein — translation MTHRLLALFLMAFIPLTLWSQDETNPYPKRSYTTTSIQGQTIKIDGVLDDEAWNAVEWTSDYVEFQPDVGTEPSQQTKMKIVYDDKNLYVAFYCLESDMSNLERRLGRRDDFPGDWVEINIDSYNDDRSGFSFTASVSGVKGDEFISDNGNFDSSWNPIWYLATSIQEDGWIAEFRVPLSQLRFGNDEEQVWGIQSTRRYFANEERSLWQPLPANPPGWVSEFGELRGLIGLKPQKQLEIQPYTVAQLDTYEAEPGNPFRDGSDPRLTGGLDAKIGVTNDLTLDLTINPDFGQVDADPGAIALDGFEIFFPERRPFFVENKNVFDFRVGGGADNVFFSRRIGRPPQGGTSVDPSKGEFQDIPAFTTILGAAKFSGKTKDGWAIGVLESVTAEEKGEIELSDDPEFIAGLPEVGEAREEVVEPLTNYFVGRVQKDFNDRNSYVGGIMTSTVRRMDPNVSFLRSHAYSGGIDFRHNWKDRKYYVEGTGILSHVRGNPESILRTQTSLTHLFQRVDAGHVEVDPTRTSMTGTGGRFEIGKGGGGDWRYNVGGNWRSPELELNDIGFLRQADQFRQYANVRRLWNNPTSWYRQANLSLNQFTEFDFEGNYNRIQYEVNGYMNWKNNWWSEFGFGHKPRIFTNTFLRGGPRWRFSDENFFYFFSGTDSRKKFNMTLGYVHSDAKEDAFALRRYVVRMRYQPLNALSLSLNFEYQENPNKTQYVTESSFDGTPRYILGNIQNESLSTTLRVNYNINPNMTIQYYGQPFIFKANFSDFNYVNDPIAEGLNERVTLYDNQQISFEDGVYSVDENRDGTTDYAFGDPDFAFVQFRSNMVFRWEYIPGSEIFLVWSQGITGLGDVNDSFGTIIQDELLGQRPQNTFLLKATYRFVF, via the coding sequence ATGACCCATCGTTTATTGGCGCTGTTTCTAATGGCGTTTATTCCGCTTACCCTCTGGTCGCAGGACGAGACCAATCCCTATCCAAAAAGATCCTATACCACTACTTCCATTCAAGGCCAAACCATCAAGATTGATGGAGTTTTGGACGATGAAGCCTGGAATGCGGTCGAGTGGACTTCGGACTATGTGGAGTTCCAGCCTGATGTTGGAACAGAACCCTCCCAGCAGACTAAAATGAAGATCGTGTACGACGATAAGAATTTGTATGTGGCCTTTTATTGTTTGGAAAGCGACATGAGTAATTTAGAACGCCGACTGGGCCGACGGGACGATTTCCCAGGTGATTGGGTAGAGATCAACATTGATAGTTACAACGACGACCGTTCCGGATTTTCATTTACGGCTTCTGTGTCTGGTGTTAAGGGTGATGAGTTCATTTCAGACAATGGGAATTTTGACAGTAGTTGGAACCCCATCTGGTACCTGGCTACCAGCATACAGGAAGATGGATGGATAGCCGAGTTTCGTGTTCCACTGAGTCAATTGCGATTTGGAAATGACGAGGAGCAGGTCTGGGGGATTCAATCCACCAGAAGATATTTTGCCAATGAGGAACGCTCACTTTGGCAGCCACTTCCGGCCAACCCTCCCGGTTGGGTCAGTGAGTTTGGTGAATTGAGAGGACTGATCGGTCTAAAGCCTCAAAAGCAATTGGAGATACAGCCTTATACGGTTGCACAGTTAGATACCTACGAAGCAGAACCGGGAAACCCCTTCCGCGATGGAAGTGACCCGCGCTTGACCGGAGGACTGGATGCCAAGATCGGGGTGACCAATGACCTCACCCTGGATTTGACGATCAACCCGGACTTTGGGCAGGTGGATGCAGATCCTGGTGCCATTGCCCTTGATGGTTTTGAGATCTTTTTTCCGGAACGGCGTCCCTTCTTTGTAGAGAATAAGAACGTGTTTGACTTTCGGGTCGGTGGTGGAGCGGACAATGTGTTCTTTTCGCGTCGTATTGGACGTCCTCCCCAGGGCGGGACTTCCGTGGACCCATCCAAGGGAGAGTTCCAGGACATACCAGCTTTTACGACCATTTTAGGTGCGGCCAAGTTTTCCGGGAAGACAAAAGATGGTTGGGCGATAGGAGTACTGGAGAGTGTCACGGCCGAGGAAAAAGGAGAGATCGAGCTCTCGGATGACCCGGAATTCATTGCAGGTCTTCCTGAAGTTGGGGAAGCCCGGGAAGAAGTTGTCGAGCCTCTCACCAACTATTTTGTCGGTCGGGTACAGAAGGATTTCAACGATCGGAACTCCTATGTGGGAGGGATCATGACCTCAACGGTCCGAAGAATGGATCCCAACGTCTCATTCCTTAGAAGCCATGCCTATTCCGGAGGGATCGATTTCAGGCACAATTGGAAGGACCGAAAATACTATGTAGAAGGAACAGGGATCTTAAGCCATGTTCGGGGAAATCCCGAGTCCATACTCAGGACCCAGACATCGCTGACTCACCTCTTTCAGCGAGTAGATGCCGGCCATGTCGAGGTAGATCCTACCCGGACCAGCATGACCGGTACAGGAGGGCGTTTTGAGATCGGTAAAGGTGGAGGAGGAGACTGGCGTTATAATGTGGGTGGAAACTGGCGTTCTCCGGAACTGGAGCTCAATGACATTGGTTTTCTCAGACAGGCTGATCAATTCCGGCAGTACGCCAACGTCCGCAGACTGTGGAACAACCCGACCAGTTGGTACCGTCAGGCCAATTTGAGTTTAAACCAATTTACTGAGTTTGATTTTGAAGGGAATTACAATCGGATCCAATATGAGGTGAACGGTTATATGAACTGGAAGAATAACTGGTGGTCCGAATTTGGGTTTGGTCACAAACCCAGGATTTTCACCAATACCTTTTTAAGAGGTGGCCCACGCTGGCGCTTTTCCGACGAGAATTTCTTCTACTTCTTCTCCGGGACCGATAGCCGGAAGAAATTCAACATGACCTTGGGCTATGTTCATTCGGATGCCAAGGAGGATGCTTTTGCCTTGAGACGTTATGTGGTCAGGATGAGGTATCAACCTCTGAACGCATTGAGCTTGTCGCTAAACTTTGAATACCAGGAGAACCCGAACAAAACGCAGTATGTTACTGAAAGCAGTTTTGATGGAACTCCGAGGTACATACTCGGGAATATTCAGAACGAATCCCTGAGCACCACCCTGAGGGTCAATTACAACATCAACCCCAACATGACCATTCAATATTATGGACAGCCGTTCATCTTTAAGGCTAATTTTTCGGATTTCAACTATGTGAACGATCCAATCGCAGAGGGACTGAACGAACGGGTTACCCTGTACGACAACCAGCAGATCAGTTTTGAAGATGGTGTTTATTCCGTAGATGAGAACCGGGATGGAACCACGGACTACGCTTTTGGAGATCCAGATTTTGCCTTTGTGCAGTTTCGATCCAATATGGTATTCCGATGGGAGTATATTCCGGGGTCCGAGATATTCCTGGTATGGTCACAAGGGATCACCGGTCTTGGTGATGTCAATGATAGCTTTGGGACCATCATTCAAGATGAATTACTGGGTCAGCGACCGCAAAATACCTTCTTGCTGAAGGCTACTTACCGATTCGTGTTCTAG
- the tsf gene encoding translation elongation factor Ts yields MANITAADVNKLRKATGAGMMDCKKALVEADGDFDKAIEILRKKGQKVAAKRADRDSSEGAVIAKVNDGLNKGVIISLNCETDFVAKNEDFVNLAHQLAELALETSSKDEFMAADFNGISVQEKLTEQTGVIGEKIEIGAYKTLEAPFVGSYIHAGNKIAVVTGLSESTDGAAIVAKDVAMQAAAMNPVALDETGVDQAVIDKEIEIAKDQLRQEGKPEAMLDNIAKGKLKRFFKDNTLVNQAFIKDNKQSVADYVKTIGDVKVVGFERVALS; encoded by the coding sequence ATGGCAAATATCACCGCCGCTGATGTAAATAAATTGAGAAAGGCTACCGGAGCCGGAATGATGGATTGTAAGAAGGCCTTGGTCGAAGCCGATGGAGACTTTGACAAAGCCATCGAGATCCTTCGTAAGAAAGGTCAAAAGGTTGCCGCCAAACGTGCCGATCGCGATAGTAGCGAAGGGGCCGTTATCGCCAAAGTGAATGATGGGCTGAACAAAGGTGTCATCATCTCTTTGAACTGTGAAACTGATTTCGTTGCCAAGAACGAAGACTTTGTAAACCTGGCACATCAACTTGCCGAGTTGGCTTTGGAGACTTCTTCAAAGGACGAATTTATGGCTGCTGATTTCAACGGGATCTCTGTTCAGGAAAAACTGACAGAGCAAACTGGAGTGATCGGTGAGAAGATCGAGATCGGAGCCTACAAAACCTTGGAAGCTCCTTTCGTAGGGTCTTATATCCACGCTGGGAACAAGATCGCCGTGGTTACAGGATTGTCTGAATCTACAGATGGTGCCGCTATTGTGGCCAAGGACGTTGCCATGCAGGCTGCTGCCATGAACCCGGTCGCTCTGGACGAAACTGGTGTTGACCAGGCCGTGATCGATAAAGAGATCGAGATCGCCAAAGATCAACTGCGTCAGGAAGGAAAGCCAGAGGCTATGCTGGACAATATCGCCAAAGGAAAGCTGAAGCGTTTCTTTAAGGATAATACCCTGGTAAACCAGGCTTTCATCAAGGACAATAAACAAAGCGTTGCCGATTACGTGAAAACTATCGGTGATGTAAAAGTTGTTGGTTTTGAGCGTGTAGCCCTGAGCTAA
- the pyrH gene encoding UMP kinase, which translates to MQYKRILLKLSGEALMGDRNYGIDPNRLQEYAQEIRQLTDREVEVAIVIGGGNIFRGIAGASRGMDRVQGDHMGMLATIINGLALQSALEDEGIDTRLQSAIKINEVAEPFIRRRAVRHLEKGRVVIFGGGTGNPYFTTDSAAVLRAIEIGADVILKGTRVDGIYSSDPEKDTNATKFDDITFNDVLQKGLKVMDTTAFTLSQENELPIIVFDMNTRGNLLKVVSGERIGTKVNL; encoded by the coding sequence ATGCAATACAAGCGAATTTTACTCAAACTTTCCGGCGAAGCACTAATGGGAGATCGGAACTACGGAATCGACCCCAATAGGCTTCAGGAGTATGCCCAGGAGATCAGACAATTGACAGATCGGGAGGTTGAAGTAGCTATTGTAATTGGTGGAGGAAATATTTTCAGAGGGATTGCCGGAGCCAGTCGCGGAATGGACCGCGTCCAGGGTGATCACATGGGTATGTTGGCCACAATCATCAACGGATTGGCCTTGCAGAGTGCGCTGGAAGATGAAGGTATCGACACCCGCCTTCAATCCGCTATCAAGATCAATGAAGTGGCCGAACCTTTTATCAGAAGAAGGGCTGTCAGGCATTTAGAGAAAGGTCGTGTGGTGATCTTCGGTGGTGGGACAGGAAACCCTTATTTCACAACAGACTCGGCTGCAGTATTGCGGGCCATAGAGATCGGTGCTGATGTGATCCTTAAGGGAACCCGGGTGGACGGGATCTATTCCAGCGATCCGGAAAAGGACACCAACGCCACCAAATTTGACGACATTACCTTCAATGATGTCCTCCAAAAAGGGTTGAAGGTGATGGATACTACAGCGTTTACCTTGAGTCAGGAGAACGAACTTCCCATCATCGTATTCGATATGAACACCAGAGGTAATTTACTCAAAGTGGTTTCCGGAGAACGGATCGGAACCAAAGTAAATTTGTAA
- the rplM gene encoding 50S ribosomal protein L13, with amino-acid sequence MDTLSYKTVSANKNTVNKEWLLIDADGQTLGRLASEVAKLLRGKHKPNFTPHVDCGDNVVVINAANINLTGNKWQDKTYIRHTGYPGGQRSLNAQELYDKDPARLVEKAVKGMLPKNKLGAELFRNLKVYAGAEHKQEAQKPRAINLNEIK; translated from the coding sequence ATGGATACATTGAGTTACAAAACAGTGTCGGCCAACAAAAACACCGTAAACAAGGAGTGGTTGTTGATCGATGCGGACGGCCAGACATTGGGTCGTCTTGCCAGTGAAGTGGCCAAGTTGCTTCGTGGAAAACACAAGCCAAACTTCACACCTCACGTAGACTGTGGGGACAACGTAGTAGTGATCAACGCTGCTAACATCAACTTGACCGGGAATAAGTGGCAAGACAAAACCTATATCCGACACACCGGATATCCAGGTGGACAGCGCAGCCTGAACGCCCAGGAGCTTTACGACAAAGACCCTGCTCGTTTGGTAGAGAAAGCCGTTAAAGGAATGCTTCCCAAGAACAAACTGGGAGCAGAACTTTTCCGCAACCTAAAGGTTTACGCTGGTGCCGAGCACAAGCAGGAAGCCCAAAAGCCACGTGCAATTAACCTTAACGAGATCAAGTAA